The segment TACTAAATGATCTTGTTTTAAAAGATAAGAATACCAACATCACACAAATTCGTTCAGGAACTATTCTCAAATTTTCCATTACAGAATCCAATGAACAAAACGCAAAAGATTCTATTATCAAAATTTGCGATGAATTGAGAATTTATAATCCATTGGTAAGTAAGGTCACAGCTACTGTAGATGAAATCTAATCTTTGCTGATACTCTTTATTGTACCATCAACTAAAATTTGGTCTCTCAGATAACTTGCTAGATCGGTTTGGGTAATTACTCCTACTAGATTTTCATTGTCTAGAATTAACAATCGACGAATATTGTTATTTAACATTTTTTGAATTGCATCTTCTATTGTAGTGGTGGGTCCTACTGACCGAAACTTGTATGACATAATTTCTGAAATCTTAATCTCACTTGCTTTTTTGTCCTCTGCTGCAACTTTACGAACAAAGTCGCTTTCGCTTAGTACTCCCTGAGGTTTTCCTTCATTCATTATGACTAGGAAACTAATGTCTTTTTCAGCAATTATTTTTGCTGCATCTTGCGCAGTCTTATCATTCTCAATTGTTATAACATTCTTCTCCATAATGTCTCGAATTTGTCCCATAACTGAAATGTAGAATACTCGAAATAAAAACATGTCATCACGAAATCAAATTTATACCACGAATTCAATCATAAATTGTGAAAGTCGGGGTTATTGTTTTTCCTGGCAGTAATTGTGATCGTGACATGCATCACGTGTTAACTGATGTCTTTAACCTAAATGCTGAATTTTATTGGCATGAAAAAAATCTTCCATCTGATATTGATGCAGTTGTCCTTCCGGGAGGTTTTTCCTATGGTGATAGATTGCGCGCAGGAGTAATAGCTGCACATAGCCCTATAATTTCTGATGTAAAAAAATTATCTGAAAAAGGAATCCCTATTTTAGGTGTCTGTAATGGATTTCAAATCTTGGTGGAATCAGGATTACTCCCTGGAGTTTTACTAAAAAATGAATCTTTGAACTTTATGTGTGAATGGACAAACCTCATTGTAAATAATAACAAAACTCCTTTCACAAACAAATTAGAATTAAATCAAAAAATTCCAATTCCGATTGCTAATGGAGAAGGAAGATATTTTGTTGATGATGAAACATTAAGTCAATTAAAAAAGAATAACCAAATTGTTTTTTCATATGAAAATAAGGTCAATGGCTCTGTTTCTCAAATTGCAGGTGTCTGTAATTCTGATGGAAATGTAGTGGGAATGATGCCACATCCAGAACGTGCTGCTGAAAAAGCAATTAATCAAATTGATCACAAACCTTCGTCATTGATTTTTGAATCTCTAGTAGAAACGGTAGGTATGAAAAATTGAGTTTTCAAGAACATGAGAAATTACACATTGAAAAAAATGTAAAACGAGAGTTAACTTCTACTGAACTACAAATACTTGCTGCAGAATGGTCTGAACACTGTTCTTACAAATCTTCAAAAATGCATTTGAGAATGTTACCTACTACTGGCTCAAATGTAATTGTTGAAAAAGGATATGATTCCGGTGTTTTAGATGTTGGTGATGGGTATGTTGTAACTGTACATATTGAAAGTCATAATCATCCATCGGCAGTTGAACCGTTTGGTGGTGCTGCAACAGGTGTAGGCGGTGTAATTCGTGATATCTTATCTGCTGGAACAAGACCTATTGCATTGTTTGATGGATTAAGGTTTGGTGATATAGAAAATGATGCACATGCACGATGGTTATTCAAAAATGCAGTATCAGGAATTGCCGATTATGGAAATTGCCTTGGCATTCCAACAATTGGTGGTGAAGTGGAATTTGATACATGTTATACAAATTATGCATTAGTTGATGTGGCAGCAGTCGGATTTGGGAAAAAATCAAAATTAATTAAAAATCACGCAAACATTAATGATTTGGTTTTACTAATTGGTGGTTCAACTGGTCGTGATGGTGTAGGCGGTTCACAATTTGCATCTGACGCATTAGAAGGAGAAGATCGTTCAGCTGTACAAATACCTGATCCATTTATTGAAAAATTAATCATCGAAGCAATTTTAGAATGCCGTGATGAAAATTGTATTAATGCAATGAAAGACTTAGGTGGCGGTGGTCTTTCTTGTGCAATTTCTGAAACTGCGGAAAGTTTAGGAATCGGTATTGAACTCGACGTAAAAAATGTTCATTTACGTGAGTCTGACTTGTCCCCTGATGAAATAATGATTTCTGAATCTCAAGAAAGAATGCTTGTAATATCTTCTTCAGACAACCTCTCAAAAATTGAAAAAATTTGTGATAAATTTAGAATTCAATGTTCTGTAATTGGTAAAGTTAAGGAGGATAAAATGATGCATGTCAAAAACGGTAATGATACCTTGGCATTACTTCCTGCAGATTTTGTCGCACGTGGTCCTTTAATTGACCGGCCAAAATCAAAACCAGAATATCTTTCACAACTTCCATCTTCCCCTCCATCTGAAAATCAATTACCATTATCTGAGACTTTACTCAAACTACTTTCTGCTCCAAATATTGCGAGTAAACATTGGGTTTTTCGTCAATATGATCATGAAGTTGGAATTCGAACCGTCATAAAACCTGGTTTTGATAGTTCTGTCTTACGTCTAGACAATGGAAAATCATTATCTGTAAAAATTGACGGTAATCCAAAGCATTGTTACATTGATCCCCGACAAGGTGCAATTGGATGCTTTGAAGAAGCATGTAGAAATGTTGTTTGTACCGGTGCAACTCCGATGGGCATGGTTGATCATTTACAATTTGGCAATCCTGAAGATCCTGAAATATTTTGGACATTTATGGAATCTATAGAGGGAATTACTGATTTTGCAAAATTTCTTAATGTTCCATGTGTAGGTGGTAAAGTTAGTTTCTATAATGAAACCTCTAACGGTCCAATAAAACCAACTCCACTGATTGGTGTGCTTGGATTGATTGAAAATTCACCTCTTGTACCAACCACCCCTTCAAATAATGATGTAATTTTGTTGGTGGGTGAAACAAAGGATGAGCTTGGCGGCTCTGAATATTATGAATATATACATAATTTCATTGGAGGCATTGCACCAAAAGTAGATTTTTCAGAATCACAAAAAAATATGAAATCTGTACTATCTTTGATTTCAAAAAATCTGGTAAAATGTGCACATGATTGTTCTAAAGGAGGTCTTGCCATTGCAATTTCTGAATTATGTGTATTTGGAAAACTTGGATGTGATGTTAATTTGACATCCTCTCTTTCTTCAGAAAAAATGTTATTCTCTGAAAGTCATTCTCGTTATCTGTTGGTAGTTGATAAAAATAATCTTGATGAAATAAAATCTCTCTTATCCGAACATGATTGTATATTCTCTGAACTTGGAATCTTTTCTGGCGATCAAATAAGCTTCAAATCAAACTCTGAAGCAATTCTGGAACTAAGAGTTGATAAAGCAGAAAATAATTATCTAAACTCATTGGGGAAAATAATTCAAAATGGTTAAAGAAAACTGTGGTGTAGTTGGGATTTACAGTGAAGGCGATGTCAATGTTATTCCAATGGTAATTGATGCATTACGTGCATTACAACATCGTGGTCAAGAAGCTTGGGGATTGGCAATTCCAAACAAAGCTCCATTAAAACGATTAGGACTTGTTTCTGCATCTTCTGGCGAATTCAAAAAAATATCCGAAGAATATGCTTCTCACTCTGCAATTGGACATGTTAGGTATTCCACTGTTGGAAAAAGTGATCTTGAAAGTGCGCAACCACTTAAAGTAAAAGATCTTTGTGTTGCACATAATGGAACCATTTCTAATGTTGAAGAACTTTCAAATCTTGTTGGTGGATGTACCTTTACTCCACAAAATGCTAGTGATACCCTTGTAGCAGCACAAAGATTGGTATCATTAATCACTGAAAATGGAAAACTTGGAAATGCGTTATCTATTTTAAAAAATGAAATGGTTGGTTCATTCTGTTTCACATTTCTTTCTGATGATGATGCCGTATTTGCAGCAAGAGATCCTAAAGGATTCCGTCCTATGGTTTTAGGTCATAAGGAACAGGGCAATGTACACATTGTTACTTCTGAATCATCTGCAATTTCTGCAATTGGTGCAAAACTAGTACGTGATGTTGTTCCGGGCGAACTAATTAAAATTAGTAAAGAAGGTGGCTTTGAAACTGAAATGTTTTCTGATGATACAAATCGTGCGCATTGTTCGTTTGAATTCACATATTTTGCTCAACCTTCTAGTAAGATGGAGGGAACAAACATCTATCTTGCAAGAAAACGCATTGGTCAATTCCTTGCAAAAAAGTATCCTATACATGACGCTGATGTTGTAATTCCTGTACCTGATTCTGCAAGACCTGCTGCATTAGGATTTGCTCAAGAACTTGGAATACAATTTGACGAAGGATTGTTGAAGGATCGTTATAGTAAGAAAGGTCCGTTAAGAAGTTTCATTGAACCCCATCAAAGTGACAGAATAGAAATTAATAGATGGATTATACCAATTCGCGAAGTTATTGAAGACAAACACATCATAGTCATTGATGATAGCCTAGTTAGAGGAACTAGTTCTAAAGCAATCATCAAAGCATTACGTCGTTCAGGAGCTAGAAAAATCAGCATGATGGTCACATATCCTCCAATAAAATTCCCATGTTATGCTGGAATTGATTTTCCATCGCAAGAAGAACTTGCAACATTCGATGGTGGTAAAGATCTGAGTGAAAAAGAAATGATTGAAAAAGTTCGTAATGACATTGGTGCAGACTTTTTGGGTTACAATGATGCAGAAAATCTTGCAAACGCTGTTGGCATTCCAAAAGATTCCATGTGTTTCACATGTGCGACTGGAAACTACGCTCCTCTAGGAATTACCCCAAATTTTAATAAGATGAAACAGATGAAAAGTGTCTGATGGAAACTGCATACGTTCTAGTCCAATGTAAAATTGCACATGAAATGGAAGTGCTAAAGGCATTGTTAGAAATTGATTTAGTTAAAGAAGCAAAAGGCACATTTGGTTATTATGATATTTTTACAAAAATTCAAGGTGAAAGCTCTTCTGAAATTGAAGACATAATCACAAAAAAAATACGTAATATTGAAAATGTTACAGCCACTACTACATTATCTATTATCCCCGAACAGGATTTTGAGAAATGAGTAAAGAAACACGTTCTATTGATAAGAAAGGATTTTCAAACAAATTTTTTGAAGAATTAGACAAAGAACATGATAATGCAAAGGAATTTGCAAAACGTCAAAAAGAATTAAAAGAAAAAAAGAAAAAACAAAGCTGATTTTGGCTCTTTTATACTAATTTTACAAGTAGTTTACAACCAGATTGGGATGATGTTCCTTCTGCAAGTAGGCTCAATCACCCCAATCTTGGTTTTTGAGGTTAAATACTATTTTTGCAATAATATGCCATGAAATTACGATGTACTACTTGTGCAAATTTTTGCTGTGATGCAAAAAAATGTAATTGCACTTGTCACAAAAAATCATTCAGTCGAACAAATTCATACCTCTCAAATGTAATGGATGTATTAACAAAACAAAAACTCAAGAACGTAAAAAGCATTGATCTGAGTTGGCAAACCAGTATTCTTGGCTCTATGATGCGAATAGAATAAGAAAAATCTATTATTCTAGTTTTTTGATGTTTTTTAATGGCAAGTAAAATTCCAATTTTTGGAGGAATTGCAGCTGCTGCAGGAATCACTGTATTTGTATTGTTCTTTACACCTGCTGGAATTTCACAAGAAGAATATTCATTATCTGTTGATCCTACAAAAGAAAAACAAAGTTTGTTTATCATGGCACGTGTTTCTTTAGAAAATACTGGTAGCAAACCTCTAACAAATGTCGAACTTAATTTTGGTGACGGTGATAAAATCTATCTTGGAACCTTAAAACCTGGGCAATCAGAAATTATTTCTCCACCTCAAGGTAATTCATTACAATTTGTAATTGTAACTTCTAATGAAGGAGTCTATGTTAGCAAAGTTTATCGTGAACCGATTGCAATGCCTGGTATGATGGGGTCTTAGATAATCATGAAATTTCTTAATTCTGGTAAAGTAAAAGACGTCTATGATATGGGTGATGATACATTACTTTTCAATTTTAGCAATCGTGTATCTGCGTATGATGTTAAATTTAATGATGAAATTCCACAAAAAGGCAAAGTATTATGTAAATTTGCAAAATTTTGGTTTGAACAATTAGATGTTGAAAATCATTTTATAAAATCCCATTCGGATACTGAAATAATTGTTAAAAAAATGGAAATGTTACCAATTGAATGTGTAGTTCGTGGTTATTTCTATGGGAGTTTGGTTAGTAGATACAACTCTGGAACCACATCTTTACCTGAAAATATAGATACTACACTTGCAACAAAACTACCTGAGCCATTATTTGATCCTACCACAAAATCTGAACATGATATTCCTATAACAAAAGATGAAGCAATTACACAAAACCTTGTCACGTTAGAAGATTATGAATGGTTATCTGAAAAAACTATTCAAATTTATAATAAAATGGCCCTGATTGCAGACTCTGCTGGATTTATTCTAGCAGATTTGAAGCTTGAATTTGGCAGATTAAATGGTAAAATCACTTTAGGAGATTCTATTGGTCCTGATGAATACCGTCTGTGGCCAAAATCATCTTACAGTCCGGGTAAAATTCAGGAGGCATATGACAAACAACTTCTTCGTGACTGGTTAACTGAACATGGATATCAAAAACAGTTTGAAAATTCAAGGACAATCGGGCAAGAACCTGTTGCACCTACAATTCCTCCTGAAATAATTCAAAAAATGACTGATAGGTATGTTGCAGCATACGAACGTACTACTGGGCAGTCGCTTTAACTCGATTTCTAAATTCCATATTTTCCTTAACTGTCCCCTATTTTGACTCTCTTTCCCTATTTCTAGGATTTTTTCCCAAAAATCCCTGATTTTCTTACCTCTACTGGTTTTTTTGTAACCGTATCAATTACTTTGATACCACTACGAGAAATATAGTATATGCTACAATAATATTGAAACTATTACTAAAAAGATACAGTCGGCTACTACATTTTTAGTTGCATAAAAAAAATAACGGATTTGGACAAAAAATACTGATACAGATAACTTTTAGCTAAGATCTATAGGAAAAACTACATGTCAACAATACTCGAAAAACCAATATCGGTGAATCGTACGCTTGCAACAAGTCTGGAACATGCAAAAGCTATCGAGGACCCCGCACGAGCAAAAGTTCTGCAACTGCTATATCGAAAACATCTTAATGCAGAACAAATCACAGCACAATTGAAAAAATCTGGATTCAAAAAGGCTTTGACCACTACGAGACATCATCTGGAGATTCTCAAAGAGGCCGAATTGATTGAGGTTGTGAAAATCGAAGAAAAGCGTGGTGCCATGATAAAATACTACGGTACATCGACAAAGTTACTCGACTATGAAACCCCAAAAGACTTTGAGAAAAAATACTCGACAGTCATAAAGTCAACGTCCAAGCAAATTGAACAACTTCTAGACGCACTTTCAAAAAAGACTGGTAAGGCTAAAACCTCTCAAAACAAACAGGAATATAGTCAGTACCTGATGATGGAGATTGTAAATCGTGCAGTCACAACGGTCTTTGAAAAAAGACACTGATTACAATACTTCTATGATCATCTTGCCCTTGGTTTGTGGGTTTTGAAGGAGATGGACAAAGTCTCTAGGTATGTCACTTGATGCCTTGTCGCAATTGATAGCGATAGTGCGGGAGCATGTGAATGCGCTCTTACGCAGTACTATGTCGCTTACATGCTTTAGCGTTAGCTTTGGAGAACCATGGCCTTGAATTTTAAATGAAAATTTCCCTGCCTTTATTGTAAATCTGATTTTTGACTCTGGATTTTGAATTTTCTTCTTCATTTTATCAGGCAAGTCTATACATGATATGCCTGAATTTACGCCTACAATGCAATCTCCTTGGGATGTAAGACTATCATCCTTGGTAATTTCCAAAGTTTTCTCGTGTAACGATAATACTTCTTTATGGCCTGTGAATGGAATGACTAATTTCATGATATTTTGGAATTTTTGAGACATAAATATTCAATTTGTGATATTTTAGTATGGATTCTAAGGCTGAACTTCTTCTAAATGGCAAAAATTTGGTATTTCTAGCCACTACTATGCCTGATGGCGCTCCTCAAGTTACTCCTGTTTGGGGAAATTTTGAAGATTCTCATATTTTGATTAATACTGCAGAAGGTCGTTTGAAGCACAAAAATATACTTCGTGATCCTAGAGTTGCTGTTTCTGTTGTTGATTCAAAAAATCCTCTTGATATGACCTCGATTAGAGGAAAAGTTACTGAAATTATTCCTGATTATGACTACAAACACGCTGATTTTTTGACAAAACAATACATGGGCAAAGAAAAATACCCTTTCAAACGTCCTGGTGAGAAAAGAATCATACTCAAAATTGAACCTGAGAAAATTTTTGTTCTTCCTGAATTAACAATGAACGACGAGTAACAAAAAACAATATTTCTTAATTCGAATTTAGAAACATTACTTATCTAAACCCGTAGCCCTTGACATGCCTTAAACCTACTTTTGACGTATTACGGGCATGATACCAAATGAAAATAGGAATGGTTTTTTCTCAAACTCAAAACCACAAAGTATTCCAAAGTTTTGGTATCCGTTAACTGCTGGAATTATTGGGATTTGGGTAATTTTTTCATATTTTTTGATGTAATTTTGGGGGTTTAGCTTTTGTGAGTAACTCATACTAATGTAGTATGTTGTAATGGGTAATGGTGGTGTTTTGACCTTTGGTTTGTATATCTGTGAGTAAATGTTCAACCCCCCCTATTTTTTGGCATTTCTGAAAATATGATTTATTCATAAAATGTAGATGATGTATGGGGGGTTTAGCTTTTAGGAACAAATTTGATTTTTTTGATTAAAACGTCTTGATCAAAAATCGATTTGTTTTTTCACTCATTTCTATAATTTCTTCTAAAGCTTTGAAGAAAGATGGCTGATTTAGCTGTTCTGGTTTATCTAAAACAATGTAAACTCCCACCTTTTTCTTTCCATCTTCGTCTAAAAATTTGCCAATTGCTTTGACTGAATAACAAAAGTCATCTACTTTTTTCTTAAAGTTTTCTTGTTCTGTTTCATTTAACTCTCTAAATCTAATCAATTGTTTTGTTTTCATATCAATTTTAATTCCAACAACTAGGATATTTTCCTGGTCCTTTGGTTCAAATACTTCTGTGTCATTTCCTAACCCGTCAGAATTACTTATTATAATTTTGAATGTGGCATCTTCAGATTTTCCTTGTTTGAAATCATAGTTTTCATGTATTAGCCATCTTTCCACATTGTCTCTAAGACGTGACATGTGAGACTAAACAATTCATGGTATAACTAGTTTAACACGTTCAAATTAAGAATATTTCTAAATTCGAGTTTAGAAACATTTACACATTTACGTTGAATTCTTGTTCAAAACTTCCTGTAGATAATATTGCAAGATTTAAGATTACGTTGACTGCCGTCAAACCGATGCCTACCATTAAACATCTTTTAGCTTTTTGAGGATCATCTCTTCTAATTGCAAAGTATGCAATTATTCCTCCAATAAGTCCGATAAAAATTGGAGCTAAATACCACCATCGTGAGCGAATTCTTTCTGGATACATGTTGTTTTCTGGAAAATTTTTCTCCTATTTACTTTTTGCAAGTTTTTTCTGAATTTGTGTAATCTCTATTTCTACAGTTTCTAAAGGATCTTCAGTTACATTTCGTTTTATTGAAAACATCTTTGGTTTCTCAAAGTCTTCAGTACAGTCTGGACATGCATATACCAAAACTCTATGTTCATTAGGTGCTTTTGGATTTGATAGTCTTGGATAATAAACCAGTCTTGCACCGCAATCGACACAATATCTGTTGGCTCTTCTAGTTCTGGCCAATGTAACACTCCTGCATATTTACTATAATAGATCCAATATTAGATCGCTCCTGTCTAACGATCTAAACTAACAACGTGCAAAAAAATGATCTAAAAATTTCTAAAATCAAAAGGCGCCGTGTATCAGATTTGAACTGATGACCAATCGATTAACAGTCGAACGCTCTACCAGGCTGAGCTAACGCGGCATAAGTTTTTTCCAAGTAAAATGCGATTTAATCCTTCCGACGAATTAATCTGGATTGAATTTTGTAAAAAATGCAGCTATTTGATCAGAATGTTTTTCCACAATTCCTACAATTTCCATATGTTCTTCAGCACTTGGTTCTCTTTTATGATATACTTGAAATGCACTTAGTGCTGAACCTACCATTTCTCCAACAAAAAAACCACACAGAAAATCTCCAGTATTTTCACATTTCCAAACATCTCCAATTCTAGGTGATGCACCTGCACTTTTGTATAGTTCTAGTGTTTCTGAAACTAATTTTTCAGTTTGTTCTTTGAATTCGTTATCTAAGGCCAATTATCTTAAAATTAATTCTCTATACCTTTTTTCTTTTCGAATTTATAGACTCCGTCTAAAAATACACGATGATCTTTATTTTTTACTCTTGAACCATTTTCAATTTCTGCAGCTGTTTGAGAAACATCTGTCAAAACATGACCTGTAATTATAACGTCATCTCCTTTTGGAACCACTTTTGTATCTCCCCAAACCTTTGTTTTTCTTGGAGCACGTTCTCCTTGGAAATTTTCAATTAGAACTGTTTTTCCATCAACTTTTACTGTAATTGGAAAGTGTGAAAATACAATTTTCATTTTAATTGTGTAACCTTCTACAACTCCTTCACAAAGATTTCTGATTAGTGATCTTGATGTATTCATTATTGCACGATTTTTATCTCTTGTACCTTGTGCTTTGAAGAGAACTTTTCCATCTGTAACTTCAATTGTAACTGGGATTTTTTTAAAACTCTTCCATGTTTTACCTAACGGTCCTTGAACTGTTATCATTGGTTTTTTGTATGTCACAGTAACTCCTTCTGGAATTTCTAATTCGGTTGCTAATTTATCAACTAACTCAGTAGACATATCCTACCAGAAATCCTCCTAAGCCTTTGTTTGCTGCTTCGTGATGTGACATTACCCCTTGATTTGTTGTAACAATTAGCATTCCTCTATTGAATGAAGGAAGATATTGTTTTTCCCATTCTAGGTATTCGTCTTTTTTTACTTTGAATCTTGGACTAATTGCACCACATTTTGTAATTTTTGCTATTAGATTGATTTTGTATTTTCCGCCTCTATTATCCTCTGTTCTTTCATAATCTTTGATGTATCCATCTTTTTTCAATGTCTCCAAAACATTTGTACCAATTTTTGATGTTGGAAGAACTACACATTCTCCTTTTCTACGGGCTTCTGTGTTGTAAATTGTCACAAACAAATTTGCTAGTACGTTCATTGCTGGCATATCATATCACCTTAATTTTTTGAATCCTAGGGAAGTTGCTACTTCTCTGAAACATTGTCTGCATAACATTAAATCATATTTCTGGATTGTTACGTAACAACCGCATCTTTTACACCATCGTGCACCTCTTCCAAACCTCTTTTCATTTGATGTGCCTGGAATACTTTGTTTTCTAGGAGTATATCCGGTTCCTCTATCGCCATATGATCTATTTTTTGCCATTATTCAACACTAGCCCCAAATTCTTTTGTTAGATATGCTTTTGCTTCATCTGGTGTGATTTTATGATGTTTTCCTACACTAGCTTTGTGTTTACTTCTTGTAGCTACTGAAAATCCCGGTCTTGCTAGTCTAACTGTTACGTTTAATCCTAAAATTCCAATCTTTGGGTCATATTTTATTCCTGGAATGTCAATGTGTTCTAAAATTCCAAAAGAAACATTGCCCATGTTATCAAATGAACGACTCTTTATTCTATTTCCTTTTGCTTCTAACAATCTTTTCAACAATTCTTGTGCATCATTACCTCTCACTGTAACTGCTGCGCCAATTGGTTCTCCTTTTCTGATTCCCCAATCTCTGATTGCTTTTTTTGCTGGTCTGTCATTTACTTTTTTATTAGATATTTCGCCAAGTGCTTTTTTAGCAATCTCTACGGCATCTCCTGATTTTCCAAGTCCCATGTTTAGAACAACTTTGTCTAATCTTATTTCTTTCATTACATTTTGAACTTCTTGTGCCATAAAATCACCTAATCTTTATCTCCGGTTCTGATTTTCCAATTGGCATTACTAATCTTGCTGGAATTTCAATTTGTCTATCATCAAATGTAATGTCTATACTTTTTGGAATGTTGAATGTTCCTTCTTTTATTTCATCTATTTTACCAATTTTTCCTGCGTTAACACCTTTAGTAATTAAACAATTCATTCCTTTTTCTAATTTTATAACTGATAAAATTTTGATGTCTGGTATTTGTAGTACACATGTATCTCCAACTGATACTGGTGTTTCATCAATGAGTGTTTTTCCATCATGGAAGCCAATCTGTGTTTTTCCATTTTTAATTGTAGTTTTTGATTTTACAAGTGCGAATTTTTTTGTTTTTTCTGAGTCTTCAATTTCAATTGGTTTTAGTAAAGTTCCATCTTGTGGTACTAATCTATATGTCTTGTTTGAACCTTCTAATTCAACAACATCCATTAAACCTGCGCCGTGATGTAGTGATTTTCTAATCACTCCATCCACTTTTATTTTACCTGCATAAATGACTGATTTTGCTTCTCTTAAACTGGTAACGGTTTTGATAGTATCTCTTAGAAATACTGCAATTGGTATTGATGCGTGTTTTGATTGAGCACCTGGTTTAACGGTGAGTACAAATCTCTTGTTCTTTCTGGTAATCCCCCAGAAAAGTGGTGCCATTTGTCTTTTGAGTTTTTTACTGCCAGCTATGTGTACCATTATTCTTCATTATCTCCTTTCTTTGTTTTGGCTTTTGTTGCTTTTTTTGTATCTTTCTTTTCTTCTTTTACTTTTTCTTGTTTTGTTTCTGTTTTTGGTTTATCATCTGCTCTTGCAGCTGTTGCCTTCTTTCCTTCTAGTTTGTTAATTCTCCATTTATCTCCTGTATCCAATCCTGTCAAAACAATATTTGTTGTATGAACATAAACATCAAATTTCTCGCCTTTGAGTTTCTCTTTTTTTACACCTTCGATATTCACGCCTCTATCTGCAATGGATATTTTGGTAACTTTTCCATCAACTCCGGCAAATTCGCCTCTAATGATACTTGCAGTATCGCCTTCTTTGATTCGTGCACTACGTTTACCATATTTTTTTCTTAAATCTTTTGAAAGTGCACATGATAATTGTTTACTTGCGGTTTGCATTGCTGCATAGTAAATTTGCTGGTTTCTTGTTTTTCTTGGAAGTGATGATCTATTCATTTTATACCACCATTTTTGCCAAATTTGCTACTCTTGGCCATTTTTCTGTAACTTCTGATGCAACTGGACCTTTGATGTCAGTTCCTTTCATTTCTCCTTCAGGTGTGATTAACACTCCTGCGTTATCCTCGAATTGAACTCGAACTCCGTTTGGTCTATGTACTGCATATTTTTGTCTAATTATAACTGCACCATGAATTTGTTTTCTTAACTCTGCTGGTCCTTTTTTAACTACAACATTACAAAAGTCTCCTACAGAAGCTGCAGGAAGTCTTGATGTTCTTGTTTTATGTTGATGTACGTTAACAATTTCAATAATCTTTGCACCTGAATTATCTGCACAAACGATTCGTGCACCCACTGGTATTGATCTTGTAATGTAAGGCTTGAAGTCTTCTACTCCTTT is part of the Candidatus Nitrosopelagicus brevis genome and harbors:
- the rplX gene encoding 50S ribosomal protein L24 gives rise to the protein MNRSSLPRKTRNQQIYYAAMQTASKQLSCALSKDLRKKYGKRSARIKEGDTASIIRGEFAGVDGKVTKISIADRGVNIEGVKKEKLKGEKFDVYVHTTNIVLTGLDTGDKWRINKLEGKKATAARADDKPKTETKQEKVKEEKKDTKKATKAKTKKGDNEE
- a CDS encoding 50S ribosomal protein L14, with the translated sequence MGGARSKGSKGVEDFKPYITRSIPVGARIVCADNSGAKIIEIVNVHQHKTRTSRLPAASVGDFCNVVVKKGPAELRKQIHGAVIIRQKYAVHRPNGVRVQFEDNAGVLITPEGEMKGTDIKGPVASEVTEKWPRVANLAKMVV